In Cytobacillus oceanisediminis, the following proteins share a genomic window:
- a CDS encoding ABC transporter ATP-binding protein, which yields MLKQLKEPFQYKKIPLDLNGEFTKGKKPKSENINFTLKRIWTYLAYNKGLLSLVLLMVVISSAMGLLGPYLVGMAIDEYIVTKNSNGFIALLIWLGVIYVLNSLALWFQNYWMIGIAQETVFTMRTKLFKHLHKLPIPFFDKRQQGELMSRVTNDIENVSSTLNSSVIQVFSSLLTLIGTVSVMLWLSPLLTLITLIIVPLMFFGMKWITARTGRLFKEQQKNLGELNGFIEETISGQRIIKTFSQEKKVMAEFREKGEKLRGAGFWAQTYSGFIPKLMNVLNNLSFAIIAGVGGIFALNGMISIGVIVIFTEYSRQFTRPLNDLANQFNTLLSAIAGAERVFDIMDEDEEFRNEEQLKELTEVKGEVEFHKVSFSYEEDGNTVRDVSLHVKAGQTAALVGPTGAGKSTMINLLSRFYERESGRILIDGEDIANVKKESLRKHMGFVLQDSFLFRGTVRENIRYGRLEASDEEVVEAAKLANAHSFIMKLPQQYETLLSQDGNGISQGQKQLLSIARAFLANPGILILDEATSSIDTVTELKIQDALQELMKGRTSFVIAHRLNTIKNADKIFVLEEGRIIEEGTHGTLLEQEGFYYRLHGKAAVGANA from the coding sequence ATGCTTAAACAGCTCAAAGAACCTTTCCAATATAAAAAGATTCCTCTCGACTTGAATGGTGAATTTACTAAAGGGAAAAAGCCGAAATCTGAGAACATTAACTTCACATTAAAAAGAATCTGGACATACTTAGCCTACAATAAAGGATTGTTATCTCTTGTTCTATTAATGGTGGTTATCAGCTCAGCAATGGGGCTGCTAGGTCCATATTTAGTCGGGATGGCGATCGACGAGTATATTGTCACAAAGAACAGCAATGGATTTATAGCCTTACTGATCTGGCTCGGGGTCATTTATGTGCTGAACTCGCTTGCACTTTGGTTTCAGAATTATTGGATGATCGGCATCGCACAGGAAACTGTATTTACAATGAGAACGAAGCTTTTCAAACATTTGCATAAGCTCCCCATTCCGTTCTTTGACAAGCGGCAGCAGGGGGAACTGATGAGCAGGGTAACAAACGATATTGAAAATGTCAGCTCGACTCTGAACAGTTCAGTGATCCAGGTCTTTTCCAGCTTGCTGACTTTAATTGGCACTGTTTCCGTAATGCTTTGGCTCAGTCCTTTGCTGACGCTCATTACACTGATCATTGTGCCGCTGATGTTTTTTGGAATGAAATGGATTACAGCACGGACAGGAAGGTTATTCAAAGAGCAGCAAAAGAATCTTGGAGAGCTAAACGGTTTTATTGAAGAGACCATATCAGGACAGAGGATCATCAAGACCTTTTCACAGGAAAAGAAAGTTATGGCCGAGTTCCGGGAAAAAGGAGAAAAACTTAGGGGGGCAGGGTTCTGGGCTCAGACATATTCCGGATTTATCCCGAAGCTGATGAATGTTCTGAACAACTTGAGCTTTGCCATTATTGCCGGGGTTGGAGGCATTTTTGCCCTGAATGGAATGATTTCAATCGGTGTCATTGTCATATTCACGGAGTATTCCCGACAATTCACACGTCCGCTTAATGACCTGGCAAACCAATTTAACACACTTTTATCAGCGATTGCAGGAGCAGAGCGGGTATTTGACATTATGGATGAAGATGAAGAATTCAGAAATGAGGAGCAGCTAAAAGAACTTACCGAAGTGAAAGGAGAGGTTGAATTCCATAAAGTATCTTTTTCATATGAAGAAGATGGAAATACGGTCAGGGATGTAAGCCTTCATGTAAAAGCAGGACAGACTGCTGCTTTAGTTGGTCCAACAGGTGCAGGAAAGTCAACAATGATCAATTTGCTCTCCCGATTTTATGAACGGGAGTCAGGCCGTATTTTAATTGACGGCGAAGATATAGCCAATGTGAAAAAAGAAAGCCTGAGGAAGCATATGGGATTTGTCCTGCAGGATTCATTTCTATTCCGTGGCACTGTGCGCGAAAATATCCGCTACGGCAGGCTGGAAGCCTCAGATGAAGAAGTGGTGGAAGCGGCTAAGCTTGCCAATGCCCATTCATTTATCATGAAACTTCCCCAGCAGTATGAGACACTGCTGAGTCAGGACGGAAATGGCATTAGTCAGGGACAGAAGCAGCTTCTTTCCATTGCACGTGCATTTCTGGCAAACCCGGGCATTTTAATTCTGGATGAAGCAACAAGCAGCATTGATACGGTGACAGAGCTTAAAATTCAGGATGCCCTTCAGGAACTGATGAAAGGCAGGACCAGCTTTGTCATTGCCCACCGTCTGAATACAATTAAGAACGCAGATAAGATCTTTGTTCTTGAAGAGGGACGGATTATTGAAGAAGGTACACATGGAACCCTGCTAGAACAGGAGGGCTTTTATTATCGGCTTCATGGTAAAGCGGCTGTGGGGGCAAATGCCTGA
- a CDS encoding vWA domain-containing protein, whose amino-acid sequence MSSISLLKKSAGIVLEKKKLTNVTARVGLVLDISGSMRKLYKNGTVQRVVERILAVASQFDDDGALDIWVYDNEFSRLKPVTEHDFEGYVDQYILNNDLIHKFGRNDEPPVMEDVIQKYTSEDTSKDPAFIVFINDGGCKRTIKKPVVASSDKPLFWQFVGIGDSNFEVLEKLDEMDGRYIDNANFFHIKDVETISDNELYDLLLNEFPDWLKEAKEMNVI is encoded by the coding sequence ATGAGCTCTATTAGTTTATTAAAAAAATCAGCGGGAATTGTACTGGAGAAAAAGAAACTGACAAATGTTACTGCCAGAGTAGGACTTGTGCTGGACATTTCAGGCTCCATGCGCAAGTTATATAAAAACGGGACTGTCCAAAGGGTTGTGGAGAGAATCTTAGCAGTTGCCAGCCAATTTGATGATGACGGCGCACTTGATATTTGGGTCTATGATAATGAATTTTCCAGGTTGAAGCCGGTAACAGAACATGACTTTGAAGGATATGTGGATCAATATATCTTAAATAATGATCTGATTCACAAATTCGGAAGAAATGATGAACCGCCCGTAATGGAGGATGTCATTCAGAAATACACCTCAGAAGATACAAGTAAAGACCCTGCCTTCATTGTTTTCATTAATGATGGAGGCTGTAAAAGAACGATCAAAAAACCCGTTGTTGCATCATCCGATAAACCATTATTTTGGCAGTTTGTCGGGATAGGCGATTCAAACTTTGAAGTACTGGAAAAGCTGGATGAAATGGATGGCCGCTATATCGATAACGCAAACTTTTTCCACATTAAAGATGTCGAGACCATTTCTGATAACGAACTATATGACCTCTTGCTGAATGAATTCCCGGACTGGCTAAAAGAAGCAAAAGAAATGAATGTTATTTAA
- a CDS encoding SDR family NAD(P)-dependent oxidoreductase: MKSVIITGAGSGLGKELALLFAKQGFHTILTGRTLDKLQSAEKEIHEAGGSAQFFTLDITKPQEISSLMTQIQSYELYGLINNAGVGHFGPFDRLGEQEIQEMLETNVLGTIYMTQAVLPYFKEKNGGLLMNIISTAGLKGKVNESVYAASKFAVRGFTESLQKELENTDIKVKAVYMGGMDTPFWDESDHIKDKSRLRSPKEVAAMILDNMDEESIVIESKK, translated from the coding sequence ATGAAGTCTGTCATCATTACCGGCGCGGGGTCCGGATTAGGTAAAGAGCTTGCTTTATTATTTGCCAAACAAGGATTCCATACTATTTTAACTGGAAGGACTTTGGACAAACTGCAAAGCGCGGAAAAGGAGATTCATGAAGCTGGCGGAAGTGCTCAATTCTTTACATTAGATATTACAAAGCCCCAGGAGATCAGCAGCTTGATGACGCAAATCCAAAGCTATGAACTTTACGGCTTAATTAATAATGCTGGAGTTGGACATTTTGGGCCATTTGACCGTCTTGGAGAGCAGGAAATACAGGAAATGCTTGAAACAAACGTGCTTGGCACTATTTATATGACTCAGGCTGTTCTGCCTTATTTTAAAGAAAAAAACGGTGGCTTGCTGATGAATATCATTTCGACAGCTGGCTTAAAAGGAAAAGTAAATGAATCAGTGTATGCAGCAAGCAAGTTTGCTGTTAGAGGATTTACAGAGAGCCTTCAGAAAGAACTTGAAAACACAGATATTAAAGTTAAAGCCGTTTATATGGGCGGAATGGATACCCCTTTCTGGGATGAAAGCGACCATATCAAGGACAAATCCAGGCTTCGTTCTCCTAAAGAAGTGGCAGCAATGATTCTGGATAATATGGATGAAGAATCAATTGTCATCGAATCTAAAAAATAA
- a CDS encoding DoxX family protein produces the protein MKWWKTPKAAVVWTILRVWLGIQWLEAGWHKVADGFNAGGFMQGAIAQAAGDHPAVQGWYAGFLENVALPNADLFSTLVVWGEVLVGIGLILGAATIPALIAGAFMNLNFLLAGTTSTNPILYTAAIILLFTGAGAYYWGVDRFAIPYIKTMMKGGHGIGKKEAHNH, from the coding sequence ATGAAATGGTGGAAAACTCCTAAGGCAGCAGTCGTGTGGACAATATTAAGGGTTTGGCTTGGTATACAATGGCTGGAAGCAGGATGGCATAAGGTAGCAGACGGATTTAATGCAGGAGGATTCATGCAGGGGGCAATAGCCCAAGCCGCTGGCGACCATCCGGCAGTGCAGGGCTGGTATGCGGGCTTCCTGGAAAATGTAGCATTGCCAAACGCAGATTTATTCAGTACTTTAGTTGTATGGGGCGAAGTTCTTGTTGGAATTGGACTAATACTTGGAGCAGCAACCATTCCGGCATTAATCGCAGGCGCATTCATGAATCTAAACTTCTTATTAGCAGGAACAACAAGCACTAACCCAATACTATATACAGCAGCAATCATCCTTCTATTTACAGGTGCAGGTGCTTACTACTGGGGAGTCGACAGATTCGCCATCCCATATATTAAGACAATGATGAAAGGCGGTCACGGAATAGGAAAAAAAGAAGCACACAATCACTGA
- a CDS encoding metal-dependent hydrolase: MDTGTHVVMGLAIGGIATLDPVVAESSATATSVMIGAIVGSQIPDIDTVLKLRNNAVYIRNHRGITHSIPAVLLWPLVILAVVYPFFPAANLLHLWLWTFLAVFLHVFVDIFNAYGTQALRPFSSKWVALGIINTFDPFIFGIHVAGLFIWAFGAHPGYTFLIIYGIIVVYYLLRFAAQRSVLRAVKVIIPDATEIIIAPTMRFNQWRVAVMSRQQFFVGRAVKNHVRILDQFNRVPVPETPVIEAAKKDKNLSAFLSFSPVYRWEVDEYDDYYEVRFIDLRYRSNGHYPFVAVVQLDREFNIQSSYTGWIFSEEKLRKKLDILPG, from the coding sequence TTGGATACCGGCACACATGTAGTTATGGGGCTGGCGATTGGCGGCATTGCCACTCTTGACCCCGTAGTTGCGGAGAGTTCTGCTACAGCAACAAGTGTCATGATTGGAGCCATAGTCGGTTCACAAATACCAGATATAGATACTGTCTTAAAACTAAGAAATAATGCCGTTTATATTCGCAATCACAGGGGAATTACCCACTCCATACCTGCAGTACTGCTTTGGCCACTTGTCATACTTGCAGTTGTTTACCCATTTTTTCCAGCGGCAAATTTGCTTCACTTATGGCTGTGGACATTTTTGGCTGTTTTCCTGCATGTTTTTGTCGACATTTTTAATGCTTATGGAACACAGGCACTTCGCCCCTTTTCATCGAAATGGGTAGCATTGGGAATCATCAACACATTCGACCCATTCATTTTCGGGATCCATGTCGCTGGATTATTTATATGGGCCTTCGGGGCTCATCCTGGTTATACATTTTTAATTATTTATGGCATTATTGTCGTGTATTATCTTCTTCGATTTGCAGCTCAGAGAAGTGTACTGAGGGCTGTAAAAGTAATTATTCCGGATGCCACAGAAATCATCATTGCCCCAACCATGAGGTTCAATCAATGGCGTGTTGCGGTGATGAGCAGGCAGCAATTTTTCGTTGGTCGTGCTGTTAAAAACCATGTAAGGATTCTCGATCAATTTAATCGTGTTCCTGTCCCTGAGACACCAGTAATTGAAGCCGCGAAGAAAGATAAAAATTTATCTGCATTCCTATCCTTCTCACCAGTTTACCGCTGGGAAGTGGATGAATATGATGATTATTATGAAGTTCGATTCATTGACCTTCGCTACCGGAGCAATGGACATTATCCATTTGTAGCCGTGGTTCAGCTCGATCGGGAGTTTAACATTCAATCATCCTATACAGGCTGGATTTTCAGTGAGGAAAAACTTCGAAAAAAACTGGATATTCTTCCTGGCTAA
- a CDS encoding YpzG family protein: protein MGNSKNFFGDNPYSSPFTSPHFRPKRAHSQVNGETQQTQDLIILKRQIRKNS, encoded by the coding sequence ATGGGAAACAGCAAAAACTTTTTTGGGGATAATCCTTATTCCAGTCCATTTACTTCACCACACTTTAGGCCTAAGCGTGCACATTCACAAGTAAATGGTGAGACCCAGCAAACTCAAGACCTCATTATTTTAAAACGGCAGATTCGCAAAAATTCATAA
- a CDS encoding small, acid-soluble spore protein K, with protein sequence MRNKARNFPNQNNIKLEGEPRAKAEYASRRADGTINTHPQERMRASSNRESDTPEF encoded by the coding sequence ATGCGCAATAAAGCGAGAAATTTCCCAAATCAAAACAATATCAAATTGGAGGGGGAGCCGCGGGCTAAAGCAGAATATGCTTCACGCCGGGCTGATGGCACGATTAATACGCACCCTCAGGAACGAATGAGAGCTTCATCGAACCGCGAAAGTGACACACCAGAATTTTAA
- a CDS encoding YfhD family protein, whose product MGRAHGHKTRDKNKASLPQVPKNMKSDGIDVEFNRELADQEDLEAMARSNAANQRVKNSQKR is encoded by the coding sequence ATGGGCCGTGCACATGGACATAAAACTCGTGATAAAAACAAAGCATCACTTCCACAAGTACCAAAGAATATGAAATCTGACGGCATCGACGTAGAGTTCAACCGCGAGCTTGCCGACCAAGAAGATCTCGAGGCAATGGCACGTTCCAATGCAGCCAATCAGCGGGTTAAGAACAGTCAAAAACGCTAA
- a CDS encoding YfhH family protein, protein MQDKRYSTMTTYELQQEIASLNEKAKKAEQMGMVNEFAVLERKVIMAKSYLLNPDEFSPGEIYEIDGDPGVYFKIEYMNGVFAWGFRLNGSKGEEALPISMLKKLEERG, encoded by the coding sequence ATGCAGGACAAAAGGTACAGTACAATGACTACGTATGAGCTTCAGCAGGAAATTGCCAGCTTAAATGAAAAAGCAAAGAAAGCGGAACAGATGGGTATGGTAAATGAGTTTGCCGTGCTTGAGCGCAAGGTAATAATGGCAAAATCCTACCTGCTCAATCCTGATGAGTTTTCCCCTGGTGAAATTTATGAAATCGACGGGGATCCAGGAGTTTACTTTAAAATTGAATATATGAATGGCGTGTTTGCCTGGGGATTCCGGCTAAATGGCAGTAAAGGTGAAGAAGCTTTGCCGATCTCCATGCTGAAAAAACTGGAAGAAAGAGGATGA
- a CDS encoding ABC transporter ATP-binding protein: MAKVLAFLKPYRIAVAIALSLMLTELAVELIQPLLMAKIIDQGILQNNLQEVVKWGGIMLAASFAAFAAGVINSFYAAHVSQSFGFDVRRSLYDKVQSFSFANFNLFPTSSLITRMTNDITQLQNTVFMSLRIMMRAPLLIIGGLIMAFVVNVKLALILSAVAPFLFLFLFWVMGKGGALFKAVQEKLDSVNSVMQENLTGIRLIKAFVRRNHEVKRFTRTNEDLRDGTVKALRMMEVTMPVLLLIMNLSILGVLWFGSIQVNEGDVKVGEIVAIVNYATRITAAFSIFSWIIMAFSRARASANRVAEVLETDVDLTDSSESKNALTVNQGKIHFENVSFIYPGTSEKVLDGISFTINPGETVAILGATGSGKTSLFQLIPRLYDVTGGKVEIDGHDVREMKMENLRRKIGFVPQEALLFTGSVKENIKWGKEDAVMEEITEAAVNAQIHETIMKLPQGYETKVGQKGVNLSGGQKQRLSIARALVRMPKILLLDDSTSALDMKTEAKLLSSLKKYTCTTLIITQKISTAMEADRILLLEDGRLLAEGDHETLLQTSGLYKRIFQSQSGEENRNYA, encoded by the coding sequence ATGGCGAAAGTTTTAGCATTTCTTAAGCCTTACCGGATAGCAGTGGCAATAGCATTATCCTTAATGCTGACTGAGCTTGCTGTTGAGCTTATTCAGCCATTATTAATGGCAAAGATCATAGATCAAGGCATCCTTCAGAATAATCTTCAGGAGGTCGTGAAGTGGGGAGGGATTATGCTGGCTGCTTCTTTTGCCGCTTTTGCAGCTGGAGTCATTAATTCCTTTTATGCTGCCCACGTCAGCCAAAGCTTTGGTTTTGATGTAAGGAGAAGCTTATATGACAAAGTGCAGTCCTTCTCTTTTGCCAACTTTAATCTTTTCCCGACATCTTCATTAATTACCCGAATGACTAATGATATTACGCAGCTTCAAAATACCGTTTTTATGAGCCTTCGAATCATGATGAGAGCTCCTTTATTAATAATTGGCGGCCTTATAATGGCTTTTGTGGTAAATGTGAAGCTTGCTCTTATCTTGTCAGCTGTGGCCCCATTCCTTTTTCTATTTCTGTTCTGGGTAATGGGAAAAGGCGGCGCGCTCTTTAAAGCAGTCCAGGAAAAGCTGGACTCTGTAAACAGCGTCATGCAGGAGAATCTGACGGGGATTCGGCTAATTAAAGCGTTTGTCCGCAGAAATCATGAAGTGAAACGATTTACGCGCACAAATGAGGATCTTAGAGATGGAACGGTTAAAGCATTGCGTATGATGGAAGTGACCATGCCTGTTTTGCTTTTAATCATGAATCTGAGTATTCTTGGCGTGCTTTGGTTTGGCAGCATACAGGTAAATGAAGGGGATGTAAAGGTAGGAGAGATTGTTGCCATTGTTAACTATGCAACCAGAATAACGGCCGCTTTCTCCATTTTCTCCTGGATTATCATGGCATTCTCAAGGGCGCGGGCCTCTGCAAATCGTGTTGCAGAGGTACTGGAGACTGATGTGGATTTGACAGACAGCTCAGAATCCAAGAATGCCCTAACAGTAAATCAGGGAAAAATTCATTTTGAAAATGTATCTTTTATATACCCAGGCACTTCAGAGAAGGTGCTGGACGGCATCAGCTTTACAATAAATCCTGGGGAAACAGTAGCGATATTAGGTGCAACAGGCTCAGGGAAAACCTCTTTATTCCAGCTCATTCCCCGGCTTTATGATGTGACCGGAGGAAAGGTTGAAATTGATGGGCATGATGTCCGGGAAATGAAAATGGAGAATCTTCGCAGGAAAATTGGCTTTGTGCCTCAGGAAGCCCTGCTTTTTACAGGCAGTGTGAAAGAGAACATTAAATGGGGCAAGGAAGATGCCGTGATGGAGGAAATCACTGAAGCAGCTGTCAATGCGCAAATACATGAAACGATTATGAAGCTGCCTCAAGGTTATGAAACAAAAGTGGGACAAAAGGGTGTTAATTTATCGGGCGGGCAAAAACAGCGGCTATCCATTGCCCGGGCGCTAGTAAGAATGCCGAAAATCCTTCTTCTTGATGACAGCACAAGTGCACTGGATATGAAAACAGAGGCAAAACTTTTGAGTTCTTTAAAAAAATATACTTGTACAACACTGATTATCACACAGAAAATCAGTACAGCAATGGAAGCAGACAGAATCTTATTGCTTGAAGATGGAAGGCTTCTGGCTGAGGGAGACCACGAGACTCTCCTTCAAACATCGGGATTGTATAAGAGGATTTTTCAATCCCAATCTGGAGAGGAGAACAGAAATTATGCTTAA
- the recX gene encoding recombination regulator RecX, producing the protein MPIITKITFQKKNTDRYNIYMDYGKGEEYAFSVDEDVLIKHQLKKGMELDEFSLNEIGYQDDIRKSYNMAIHYLSRRMRSETEVRKHLAEKEVEEPVIQEVVHKLYDYKFLNDEEYAIAFVRTQMNTSDKGKGLIRTELKEKGISPELIEEALKEYPWEAELSTAKRLCEKHSQKYARDSSKILKQKLEQMLMRKGFNFDIIQEAVSETEIEKEEDEEFAALKYQAEKAKRKYANLPEFEYRQKMKQALFRKGFSFNLIDQYLNDEE; encoded by the coding sequence ATGCCGATCATTACGAAAATCACATTTCAGAAAAAAAACACAGACCGCTACAATATATATATGGATTATGGGAAAGGTGAAGAATATGCATTTAGTGTGGATGAAGATGTGTTAATAAAACATCAGCTCAAAAAAGGAATGGAGCTGGATGAATTTTCACTTAATGAAATTGGCTACCAGGATGATATCCGAAAATCCTATAATATGGCTATTCATTATTTATCCAGAAGGATGCGCTCAGAAACCGAAGTCCGCAAACATTTAGCGGAAAAGGAAGTTGAAGAACCGGTTATTCAGGAAGTTGTCCACAAATTGTACGATTACAAATTTTTAAATGATGAAGAATATGCAATAGCATTTGTGCGTACACAAATGAACACATCAGATAAAGGGAAAGGATTAATCCGCACTGAACTAAAAGAGAAAGGGATTTCCCCTGAATTAATCGAAGAAGCGCTGAAGGAGTATCCATGGGAAGCTGAATTAAGTACAGCAAAAAGGCTGTGTGAAAAGCATTCACAGAAATATGCCCGTGATTCATCAAAGATCCTCAAACAAAAACTGGAACAGATGTTAATGCGCAAAGGTTTTAATTTTGACATCATTCAAGAAGCAGTATCTGAAACGGAGATTGAAAAAGAAGAAGATGAAGAATTTGCAGCCCTAAAGTACCAGGCGGAAAAAGCCAAGAGGAAATATGCGAACCTGCCTGAATTCGAATACAGGCAAAAAATGAAACAAGCCTTATTCAGAAAGGGCTTTTCGTTCAATTTAATTGATCAATATTTAAATGATGAAGAATAA
- a CDS encoding YfhE family protein, which translates to MDKKKKDKSKSTLSSMQEVTYSREFKRADKAGGFAGRQSKH; encoded by the coding sequence GTGGACAAAAAGAAGAAAGACAAATCTAAAAGCACTTTATCAAGCATGCAGGAAGTAACTTATTCAAGAGAATTCAAAAGAGCTGACAAAGCAGGCGGATTTGCAGGCAGACAGTCAAAACATTAA
- a CDS encoding M20 family metallopeptidase — MLESLLKDLISIKSSSKEGANQAIEYCHQWLSGHDLPSTIIENNGYKMAVCEIGSGDQTIIFNGHVDVVSGKDEQFIPVELRDKIYGRGAADMKAGVAAMMCAVKELRNKPIGVKIQLQIVSDEEIGGFNCSGYLAEQGYRGDFVICSEPTQLGIALEAKGVIRLDIEIDGDPAHGSRPWEGVNAIEKAFEVHQKLLKLPFAKEASDFFPQPSINLAKITGGDVYNKVPEKCIMSYDIRYLPEQDHEEIIKQIETITDGEIIMSMFSKPLVTDRDNPFILMLEPIVEKHTEDKAVFFGQHGSADTVFFANYGIPAIEFGPTGMNWHGDNEYVLPHSIHLYKKMLIDFAMKFSN, encoded by the coding sequence ATGCTTGAAAGCTTACTGAAAGATCTCATTTCTATTAAAAGCTCTTCAAAGGAAGGAGCAAACCAGGCTATCGAATATTGCCATCAATGGCTGTCGGGCCACGACCTTCCTTCTACAATAATCGAAAATAATGGCTATAAAATGGCAGTCTGTGAAATTGGAAGCGGTGATCAGACCATTATTTTTAACGGACATGTGGATGTTGTTTCAGGAAAGGATGAACAGTTCATTCCTGTAGAACTCCGCGATAAGATATACGGACGCGGGGCAGCGGATATGAAAGCCGGGGTTGCCGCCATGATGTGTGCAGTAAAAGAACTCCGCAATAAGCCTATTGGCGTTAAAATACAGCTTCAAATTGTATCGGATGAAGAAATCGGCGGTTTTAATTGTTCAGGGTATTTAGCAGAACAAGGGTATCGCGGGGATTTTGTCATTTGTTCTGAACCCACTCAGCTTGGAATTGCGCTGGAAGCAAAAGGGGTTATCAGGCTGGACATCGAGATAGATGGAGATCCGGCCCACGGCAGCCGTCCATGGGAAGGAGTCAATGCCATTGAAAAGGCTTTTGAAGTACATCAAAAACTATTAAAATTGCCTTTTGCAAAAGAAGCATCAGATTTCTTTCCGCAGCCTTCAATTAATCTGGCAAAAATAACTGGAGGAGATGTTTATAATAAGGTGCCTGAAAAATGCATAATGTCGTATGATATCCGATACTTGCCTGAACAGGATCATGAAGAGATCATCAAACAAATCGAAACTATCACAGATGGGGAAATTATTATGAGTATGTTCAGCAAGCCGCTTGTGACAGACAGAGATAATCCTTTCATATTAATGCTTGAACCTATTGTTGAAAAACACACCGAAGATAAAGCTGTTTTCTTTGGACAGCATGGTTCTGCTGATACTGTGTTCTTTGCCAATTACGGGATACCAGCTATCGAGTTTGGTCCAACCGGCATGAACTGGCACGGTGATAATGAATATGTGCTGCCGCATTCCATCCATTTATATAAAAAAATGCTTATCGACTTTGCCATGAAATTTTCAAATTAA
- a CDS encoding YfhJ family protein codes for MNEYQKKLYELLLEKNKMLSASQAQTWIELLWEDFEATYAKAGREYKGSEMTERIVRQWVENHGSRLHEFVANNSKYKHLLEQDKNKLN; via the coding sequence ATGAATGAGTACCAGAAAAAGCTTTATGAGCTTTTATTGGAAAAAAACAAAATGCTTTCAGCAAGCCAGGCCCAGACATGGATTGAGCTGCTATGGGAAGATTTTGAAGCAACTTATGCCAAGGCTGGCAGAGAATATAAAGGTTCTGAAATGACAGAAAGAATCGTAAGGCAATGGGTAGAAAACCATGGAAGCAGGCTCCATGAATTTGTTGCTAATAATTCTAAATACAAGCATTTGCTTGAACAGGACAAAAATAAGCTAAATTAA
- a CDS encoding TIGR01777 family oxidoreductase, with protein MRIAIAGGTGFVGNALVKKLLEIKHEIFILTRNISDKQHSKNLNYVQWLNDDDSPEDVLEGIDVFINLAGESINSGRWTEERKKRILNSRITATKEVLRIIGRLEEKPYTLINASAVGYYGTSQIETFTEASRKSGTDFLAETVRRWEEEAAKAEEFEVRTVFCRFGIILEKNDGALPRMAFPYKLFAGGTVGTGSQWVSWIHLDDAVNGILFCIDQEQLQGPVNFTSPHPVTMKEFGQILGEVLNRPHWMPAPGFALKIALGEMSTLVLEGQKVLPEKLQSFGFDFLYPDLKAALGDIYQ; from the coding sequence ATGAGAATAGCCATCGCAGGCGGAACTGGGTTTGTTGGAAACGCATTGGTGAAAAAATTACTGGAGATAAAACATGAAATATTTATTCTAACGAGAAATATATCTGATAAGCAGCATTCTAAAAATCTGAATTATGTACAATGGCTGAACGATGATGATTCACCGGAGGATGTTCTGGAAGGCATTGACGTGTTTATCAACCTGGCAGGTGAGTCCATTAACAGCGGAAGATGGACAGAAGAACGCAAAAAACGGATATTAAACAGCCGCATTACAGCCACGAAGGAAGTTCTCCGGATTATTGGGCGCCTTGAAGAAAAGCCGTATACACTAATCAATGCCAGTGCTGTCGGTTACTATGGCACTTCCCAGATTGAAACCTTCACCGAAGCTTCCAGGAAAAGCGGTACTGATTTTTTGGCTGAAACAGTAAGACGCTGGGAGGAAGAGGCAGCCAAAGCAGAAGAATTTGAAGTCCGGACAGTTTTCTGCAGGTTTGGAATCATTCTTGAGAAAAACGATGGTGCCCTTCCGCGAATGGCCTTTCCTTATAAATTATTTGCCGGAGGGACTGTCGGAACAGGCAGCCAATGGGTTTCATGGATCCATTTAGATGATGCCGTAAACGGAATCCTTTTTTGCATTGATCAAGAACAGCTTCAAGGTCCCGTAAATTTCACATCGCCCCATCCTGTGACAATGAAGGAATTTGGACAAATACTTGGAGAAGTCCTTAATCGCCCTCACTGGATGCCTGCTCCGGGCTTTGCTTTAAAGATAGCTCTTGGGGAGATGAGTACACTGGTATTAGAGGGGCAAAAAGTGCTTCCTGAAAAATTGCAGTCATTCGGTTTTGATTTTTTATATCCAGATTTAAAGGCAGCTCTTGGCGATATTTATCAATGA